One genomic window of Luteitalea pratensis includes the following:
- a CDS encoding CpsD/CapB family tyrosine-protein kinase, with the protein MSRIDEALRRARGEQPEHRATDFEADAPWEFAEGTSARARSGRPDARPETPNALIPEESGVPDEVTLPPASSATGAIPEGGLFVSLDGDERMVGAGLRQAVVEEYRKLASSLHQAQINHRLQVVLVASAVPGEGKSLTAANVALTLTTSYSRKVLLIDADLRRPSLHGLFRAPETSGLSEGLDAATASRVSAIQLSPLLALLPAGRPVENPVPLLTSERMGELVRDARQHFDWIVIDTPPVALLTDANLLTKECDGALLVIHANRTPYALVQKAVQALGKPKIFGVVLNRLEDHITVHSGYGKYGGYYNDYGRGGQ; encoded by the coding sequence ATGAGCCGAATTGATGAGGCCCTGAGACGGGCACGTGGGGAACAGCCTGAACACCGAGCGACGGATTTCGAGGCCGACGCGCCTTGGGAGTTCGCCGAGGGTACGTCGGCTCGGGCGCGGAGCGGGCGGCCCGACGCTCGTCCGGAGACCCCGAATGCCCTGATTCCCGAAGAGTCTGGTGTTCCTGACGAGGTCACCCTCCCGCCCGCCTCCTCGGCCACGGGCGCCATACCGGAGGGCGGTCTCTTCGTGTCGCTCGACGGCGACGAACGGATGGTGGGTGCCGGTCTCCGACAGGCGGTTGTCGAGGAGTACCGCAAGCTGGCGTCCAGCCTGCACCAGGCACAGATCAATCACCGCCTGCAGGTGGTGCTGGTGGCCAGTGCAGTACCTGGTGAGGGCAAGTCGCTGACAGCGGCCAACGTCGCCCTGACCCTGACGACCTCCTACAGTCGCAAGGTGCTGCTGATCGACGCCGACCTGCGCCGGCCGTCCCTACATGGCCTGTTTCGCGCGCCCGAGACGTCGGGGCTGAGCGAGGGTCTCGATGCTGCGACGGCGTCACGCGTCTCGGCGATTCAGCTGTCTCCCCTGCTTGCCCTGCTGCCCGCGGGCCGCCCAGTCGAGAACCCGGTGCCACTCCTGACGTCTGAGCGCATGGGCGAACTGGTGCGAGATGCCCGCCAGCACTTCGACTGGATCGTCATCGACACGCCTCCCGTCGCCTTGCTGACCGACGCCAACCTGCTCACCAAGGAGTGTGACGGGGCGCTGCTGGTCATCCATGCCAATCGCACACCGTATGCCCTCGTCCAGAAGGCGGTGCAGGCGCTCGGCAAGCCGAAGATCTTTGGCGTGGTGTTGAACCGGCTCGAAGACCACATCACGGTTCATAGCGGGTATGGCAAGTACGGCGGGTACTACAACGACTACGGCAGAGGCGGCCAGTAG